A DNA window from Brenneria izadpanahii contains the following coding sequences:
- the mnmE gene encoding tRNA uridine-5-carboxymethylaminomethyl(34) synthesis GTPase MnmE, with amino-acid sequence MSHSDTIVAQATPPGRGGVGILRVSGPAASAVAQAVLGKLPKPRYADYLPFRDAGGITLDQGIALWFPGPNSFTGEDVLELQGHGGPVILDILLQRILTLPNVRIARPGEFSERAFLNDKLDLAQAEAIADLIDASSEQAARSALNSLQGAFSARINHLVETLTHLRIYVEAAIDFPDEEIDFLSDGKIEGQLNNVMADLDAVRAEAHQGSLLREGMKVVIAGRPNAGKSSLLNALAGREAAIVTDIAGTTRDVLREHIHIDGMPLHIIDTAGLRDANDEVERIGIERAWQEIEQADRVLFMVDGTTTEATEPAAIWPEFMARLPGTLPITVVRNKADITGEPMGIENVNAYSLIRLSARTGEGVETLREHLKQSMGFTSNTEGGFLARRRHLQALEQAARHLTQGKEQLVSAYAGELLAEELRLAQQALSEITGEFTSDDLLSRIFSSFCIGK; translated from the coding sequence ATGAGCCATTCCGACACCATCGTAGCCCAGGCCACGCCACCAGGACGCGGCGGGGTAGGCATTTTACGTGTTTCCGGACCGGCGGCATCGGCGGTGGCGCAGGCCGTATTGGGTAAATTGCCCAAGCCGCGCTACGCCGATTATCTGCCGTTTCGCGATGCCGGCGGGATAACGCTCGATCAAGGCATCGCCCTGTGGTTTCCCGGCCCCAACTCGTTCACCGGCGAAGACGTTCTGGAGCTGCAGGGACACGGCGGCCCGGTTATTCTCGACATCCTGCTGCAACGCATTCTGACTTTGCCCAATGTGCGCATCGCCCGTCCCGGCGAGTTTTCCGAGCGCGCATTCCTGAATGATAAGCTCGATCTGGCCCAGGCGGAGGCGATTGCCGATCTGATTGACGCCAGCTCTGAACAGGCCGCGCGTTCCGCGCTTAATTCGTTACAGGGGGCTTTTTCCGCCCGTATCAACCATCTGGTGGAAACGCTGACGCACCTGCGAATTTACGTTGAAGCGGCGATCGATTTCCCCGACGAGGAAATTGATTTTCTCTCCGATGGGAAAATTGAAGGCCAGCTCAATAATGTGATGGCCGATCTGGACGCGGTCAGAGCCGAGGCCCACCAGGGCAGCCTGCTGCGCGAAGGCATGAAAGTGGTGATCGCCGGACGGCCCAACGCCGGGAAATCCAGCCTGCTCAACGCATTAGCCGGGCGGGAAGCGGCGATTGTCACCGATATCGCCGGCACCACCCGCGACGTACTGCGCGAGCATATCCATATTGACGGTATGCCGCTGCACATCATCGATACCGCCGGTCTGCGCGACGCCAACGATGAAGTGGAACGTATCGGCATCGAACGCGCCTGGCAGGAAATCGAACAGGCCGACCGCGTGCTGTTTATGGTTGACGGCACCACGACCGAGGCCACAGAACCCGCGGCTATCTGGCCTGAATTTATGGCCCGCTTACCCGGCACGCTGCCGATTACCGTGGTGCGCAATAAAGCCGACATCACCGGAGAGCCGATGGGAATTGAGAATGTGAACGCTTACTCACTTATCCGCCTATCGGCCCGCACCGGCGAAGGCGTTGAGACGCTGCGCGAGCACCTCAAGCAAAGTATGGGCTTCACCAGCAATACGGAAGGCGGCTTCCTGGCGCGCCGTCGGCACCTGCAAGCATTAGAACAGGCAGCCCGGCATCTGACGCAGGGCAAAGAACAGTTAGTGAGCGCTTACGCCGGCGAGTTATTAGCCGAGGAGCTACGACTGGCGCAACAGGCGCTAAGCGAAATTACCGGCGAATTCACCTCAGACGACCTGCTAAGCCGCATTTTCTCCAGCTTCTGCATCGGCAAGTAA